The genomic region TGGCTGCTAAGTGCGAAAGCATTTTCACGAAGCACATGAAGAAGTAGTTTTATCTTTTAAGAATTGTTCAATTCAAAAAGGGGGAAAATTCGCTGAGAATTTTTCCCCTTTTTAGTTTAATCGAAGTTTATTTACTTGCTCTTTTCTTCAAACTCAGCGTCAACTACGTCTTCATCAGCTTTTCTGGTGTCCTTTTCTGCTTCCGTTTCTTTAGATCTACTTGCCGATTCGCTACTAGCCTGCTGATATGCCTTTTCAGCAACTCTATGAGAAAGGTTTATAAGAACGTTTGTTTCTCTCTCTATCGCTTCTCTATCGTTTTCTTCCATTAGCTTTTTGAGCTTTTCAATTTGCGTTTCAATTTCAGATCTTGTGGCCGAATCTACCTTTTCGCCGAGTTCTCTAAGGCTTTTCTCTACACTGTATATGATACTGTCAGCTCGATTCCGCGCTTCAACAAGTTGTCGTTTTTTGTGATCTTCTTCGGCGTGAAGTTCAGCTTCTTTTATAAGATTCTGTATTTCTTCCTCAGAAAGTCCGCTGGATGGGGTGATCTTTATGGCCTGTTCCTTTCCTGTGGCTAGATCCTTGGCCGATACATGGACAATGCCATTGGCGTCAATGTCAAAGGTTACCTCAATTTTGGGAACTCCTCTAGGAGCAGGTGGGATACCCACTAGATCAAAACGCCCTAGACTCTTGTTGTCAGCCGCCATTTCTCGTTCGCCCTGCAGGACATGGATAGTAACAGCAGTTTGATTATCAGCAGCGGTGGAGAAGATCTGACTTTTTCTTGTGGGTATTGTGGTATTTCGTTCGATAATTTTTGTCATTATGCCGCCTAGAGTTTCTATACCCAGAGAAAGAGGCGTTACGTCCAGAAGTAGCACGTCCTTTACTTCGCCTTTTAACACTGCACCCTGGATTGCTGCACCGATAGCCACAACTTCATCGGGATTAACACCTTTATGAGGCTCTTTGCCAAAGAAGTTCTTTACTAGTTCCTGAACCTTAGGCACTCGAGTCATTCCGCCAACGAGGATGACCTCGTCGATGTCTTTTGCATTAAGACCGGCATCTTTTAAAGCCCGTTCCATTGGGGGAACAAGACGGTCGATTAGGTCTTCGACGAGCGATTCAAACTTGGCTCTGGTGAGCTTTCTTACGAGATGTTTGGGTCCCGTGGCATCCGCAGTTATGAAGGGAAGATTAATTTCAGTTTCCAGAACTGTGGATAGCTCTATTTTGGCTTTTTCTGCTGCGTCTTTGAGGCGCTGTAAAGCCATGCGGTCATTTCTAAGATCTATGCCCGTCTCTTGCTTGAATTCGCTGACAAGCCAGTCGATGATGCGTTGATCAAAGTCTTCCCCTCCAAGGTGAGTATCACCGTTGGTTGCTTTGACTTCAAATACTCCATCGCCTATTTCTAGAATGGAAATATCGTATGTGCCGCCTCCAAGATCAAATACTGCTATTTTCTCGTCCTTTTTCTTATCGAGACCGTAAGCCAGAGATGCGGCAGTAGGTTCGTTAATGATCCTGAGCACGTTGAGACCAGCTATTCGTCCAGCATCTTTGGTTGCCTGACGCTGGCTATCATTGAAGTATGCGGGAACGGTAATTACGGCATCGGTTACCTTTTCGCCAAGATAATCTTCCGCTGTCTGTTTCATCTTCATCAAAATGTAAGCGGAAATTTCGGGAGGGCTGTAAACTCGCCCTCTAATTTCAATATGAGCATCACCATTTGAAGCTGGAACAACCTTGTAAGGCAGAATTTTTACATCACCTTGAACCTCCGGAGAATCGTATTTCCTTCCCATGAGTCTTTTCACAGCAAATACAGTGTTATTAGGATTTGTGATGGCTTGGCGTTTTGCGACCTGACCTACCAGCAATTCCCCTGCCTCTGTAAAAGCGACTATGGATGGTGTGGTGCGTCCTCCTTCCGAATTTACAAGCACTTTTGGTTCCTTACCTTCCATTATGGCTACAACCGAGTTTGTTGTGCCAAGATCTATGCCTATTACTTTGCTCATGAGTCGTCGTTTACCTCCCTTTATACAAGAATTTTGATGATTTCTAGGGAACAGGCTGACTATAAACAAACTATAAAGCAAAGGATGACTTTAACATGATCGGCGATTCTAGCAATCCCTTGCCTTACTATTTCCCGAAAAACTTCTGGATTTTTAATGGCGAGTTGATCCTTTCGCCACCACAACCATTGCAGGGCGAAGGAGGCGGTCTCGGAACATGTAGCCCTTCTGAAATTCTTCAATGACCGTATTTTCAGGATATTCCGATGACTCTCGCTGCATTACAGCTTCGTGATATCTTGGATCAAAGGGCATGCCAACAGATTCGAACGGTTTACAACCAAATTTTTCCAACACGGTAAGGAAG from Thermodesulforhabdaceae bacterium harbors:
- the dnaK gene encoding molecular chaperone DnaK, giving the protein MSKVIGIDLGTTNSVVAIMEGKEPKVLVNSEGGRTTPSIVAFTEAGELLVGQVAKRQAITNPNNTVFAVKRLMGRKYDSPEVQGDVKILPYKVVPASNGDAHIEIRGRVYSPPEISAYILMKMKQTAEDYLGEKVTDAVITVPAYFNDSQRQATKDAGRIAGLNVLRIINEPTAASLAYGLDKKKDEKIAVFDLGGGTYDISILEIGDGVFEVKATNGDTHLGGEDFDQRIIDWLVSEFKQETGIDLRNDRMALQRLKDAAEKAKIELSTVLETEINLPFITADATGPKHLVRKLTRAKFESLVEDLIDRLVPPMERALKDAGLNAKDIDEVILVGGMTRVPKVQELVKNFFGKEPHKGVNPDEVVAIGAAIQGAVLKGEVKDVLLLDVTPLSLGIETLGGIMTKIIERNTTIPTRKSQIFSTAADNQTAVTIHVLQGEREMAADNKSLGRFDLVGIPPAPRGVPKIEVTFDIDANGIVHVSAKDLATGKEQAIKITPSSGLSEEEIQNLIKEAELHAEEDHKKRQLVEARNRADSIIYSVEKSLRELGEKVDSATRSEIETQIEKLKKLMEENDREAIERETNVLINLSHRVAEKAYQQASSESASRSKETEAEKDTRKADEDVVDAEFEEKSK